Proteins encoded by one window of Candidatus Abyssobacteria bacterium SURF_5:
- a CDS encoding division/cell wall cluster transcriptional repressor MraZ, giving the protein MLLFAGTYTYALDEKNRVVIPVKFREVLNSESVEKLYVVRGDSQLFLIPHPAFVELYEKLKSWNFTNQANQDYVRRFFSDAFDVTPDKQGRIMLRKDMCEEAGITGEVVIIGVLNRMEIWSPEKWKDFRQRTTLQGISANFDVGSRQ; this is encoded by the coding sequence TTGCTGCTATTCGCCGGAACATACACCTACGCGCTCGATGAAAAGAATCGGGTCGTCATTCCTGTCAAATTCCGGGAAGTGCTTAATTCGGAAAGCGTCGAGAAACTGTATGTGGTTAGAGGCGACTCCCAACTCTTTCTCATCCCTCACCCTGCCTTTGTCGAGTTATACGAAAAATTGAAAAGCTGGAACTTTACGAATCAAGCCAATCAGGATTATGTCAGGCGTTTTTTTTCGGACGCTTTCGACGTTACACCGGACAAACAAGGCCGCATCATGTTAAGAAAAGACATGTGCGAAGAGGCCGGCATAACCGGTGAAGTCGTTATTATCGGAGTCCTGAACCGCATGGAAATCTGGTCGCCGGAAAAGTGGAAGGACTTCCGGCAGAGAACCACATTACAAGGTATCTCGGCGAATTTTGATGTTGGTTCGCGGCAATAA
- a CDS encoding anti-sigma factor antagonist → MIPDVGLNCQRRPKTVGVAFEKVEHDNVAVLKVSGNLDTSTAKQLKKALADMIQEERYNIVVDLQKVAQINYMGVGTLLERLRQVRKFDGDLRLAGLNKLTRKCLSMVGASKVFAVFVNEDEAVASFAPTQEDARAVAVHAQ, encoded by the coding sequence ATAATACCAGATGTAGGGCTGAACTGTCAAAGGAGGCCGAAAACAGTGGGAGTCGCATTCGAAAAAGTGGAACATGACAACGTCGCCGTCCTCAAAGTCTCGGGAAATCTTGACACCTCCACCGCGAAGCAGTTGAAGAAAGCCTTGGCCGACATGATTCAAGAGGAGCGTTACAACATTGTCGTGGATCTTCAAAAGGTCGCCCAGATCAACTATATGGGCGTCGGGACTCTCCTCGAACGGCTCCGGCAGGTGCGGAAATTCGACGGCGACTTGCGGCTGGCCGGGCTGAACAAGCTCACCCGCAAATGCCTCAGTATGGTGGGTGCCTCAAAGGTCTTTGCAGTCTTTGTCAATGAGGACGAAGCCGTAGCCAGTTTCGCCCCCACTCAAGAAGACGCCAGAGCCGTTGCCGTTCACGCACAATAA
- a CDS encoding VOC family protein has product MVKFAHLLQMESGAGSIEREEHMKMVFDHVHLNSADVAAAADFYAQKFGGEKTGEFEVAGTKITAIDFGGTRLLINDRAPVSPPAGSSMDHIGFRVDDLD; this is encoded by the coding sequence TTGGTAAAATTCGCGCATTTGTTGCAGATGGAATCCGGAGCAGGGAGTATCGAACGGGAGGAACATATGAAAATGGTTTTCGATCACGTGCATTTGAATTCGGCCGATGTGGCTGCGGCGGCTGATTTTTACGCACAGAAGTTCGGGGGAGAAAAGACCGGGGAGTTTGAGGTGGCAGGCACAAAAATTACGGCGATCGATTTTGGAGGGACGCGCCTTCTTATTAATGACAGAGCGCCGGTGAGTCCACCCGCCGGCAGTTCAATGGATCACATTGGATTCAGGGTAGACGACCTAGACTAG